The Methanobrevibacter sp. genome includes the window AAATTAGTTTTTGTTATTAGATAGTTTATACATTATCCGTTTTATTAAGTTTGAAACGTATCTTTTGGAGTGAAATATTTAAAACAAAAGAATTTTATAATTTAGACTCATCAATAGCAATAGGATTATCACGAGTACCAAAGAGATTAGGTAATCTATTACAATCAACACACCAATTTTTCCATTCGAGATATGTTTTAGAATCAGATTTCCATAACTCTTTAATCTTTGCTTTTTGATTTGTAGGACTTAATTTTTTTATCTGCATAACTAAAATTAAATTAGCAAAAGTACCATAAGCTTCTTCCCCATCCAAATCTGCAATATTCCTATTACTCATATTATCAATTCTAGTTTTTATGATTTATAAATATTACTTCAATCCCATACTTCTTTAATCTTTCTTGATAAATTGGAACATACTTATCAGTATGACCTACTACATAATTATTTAAATCTATTTTATCTTTTACTGATAATTCATTAATATCTTTAAAAGTTATGTCACGGACATCTTCACTAAAATCATTTATCATATCCGTTTGAAACGTATCTTTTGGAGTGAAATATTTAAAACAAAATAATACAAAAAAAGATTTTATAATTTAGATTCATCAATAGGAATAGGATTATCATCAGTACCAAAGAAATCAGGTAATTGATCTAACTCAATACACCATTGTTTCCATTGAGAATATACCTTAGGGTTTTCCACCCATAATTTTTTAACATATGCTTTTTGACTATTATTATCTAATTTTCGCATATGTTTGACATGAAGAATATTTTCTAAACTCCCATATCCTTCTTCGCCATCTAAATCACTATTTCTCATAATATCTAATTTGAAATTTTTACTAAATAAATATTGCTGTAAATCCATTGTCTCTTAAAACATTTTGGTAAATTTCAGTATATTTATCATGATGTTCAATAACATAATTTTCCAAATCTATTTTAGTTTGAAACGTATCTTTTGGAGTGAAATATTTAAAACTTATTTTAGAGACGGACACTCCAAATATGAATATGACATAACCTTTGATTTCATAAATCCACTGCTTGAAAAGGAAAAAATAGAATTTGAAGACATTCTCGAAGGCACTGAAATTCTTGAAGAACTCATTGAAAAGGGCGAGATAAACTTCATTCCACAGGGATTGGCGATTCAGGAACATCTCAACGGAAATTTCAAGATAACCTATCAGGATTTGGAGTTTAAAAACGTGAAGGTGGGCGAGGCCATACCGCTTATGATAGCTTTAAATTCACTTTTAACCTATAAGCCGATTATTACCATAACCCAAATTGAAGACGAGCTTGAACATTTTTTAGAAAGATTTAGAAGCTATTCCAATGAATGATGTAATAAATGCAAATTTGGCATATAACAACACTTAATGCATTAGTTGATATATATCAATTATATATAATATTAATCATAAAATAATACATATTAGAATTTTTAAATTGGAGATATTATGATAAAGGACAAGATATTATCTAAAAGTAATCAATTCAATTATTATAAGGACAATTATTTTCGATTATTGGAAGAAAATAAAAAAATAAAGGAAGATTTGAAAAAAACAAAAAAGAATCATAATAAACTTAAGAAAAATAATGCAAGGTTAAAAAAACAAAACGATATACTGGAAAAGGACAATATCGTAAAAAATAATGATTTTGATTTGTTAAAACCATATGTACTGGAAAGTTCAATTGAAAATTCTGATTTAAAATTCTGTCCTGTGTGCGGCAGACCTACCGAGTTTGTTCCGGCAGGAATTACTAAAAGAAAAAATGCATTATGTAACAAATGCAAAGCCTTCGAAAGGCACAGACTCTTTTTCCTGGTTTTATTGAAAAAATATAATCACATATTTAATAAAAATATTAAATTGCTGCACTTTGCACCTGAAAAAGTACTGTACAACAAGTTCATCAACAATGAGTCAGTCGACTATTATCCTGTAGACATTGATCCTGAAAACTTTGCTAAAAAGAACATGACAATCAGGGACAAAGTCAATATGGAAGAAATCCCATATGAAGACAACAAATTTGATTTGATAATAAACGTTCATGTTTTAGAACATGTGCACGATGATATGAAAGCAATGCATGAAATATATAGAGTGCTTAAAAAAGGAGGAATATGCTTTGTTTCAGTTCCTTTATCCGGAAACTATGAAACACTGCAAAAACCGGAATACAATACACCCGAATTGAGACTTAAACATTATCTCCAGGAAGACCATGTAAGGCTATACGGATATGACATCAAGGACAAATTAGAATCCGTAGGCTTTGAAGTGAAACAATATAACATAGACAGTTTAACTTCCGAAGAAAAAGTTTGGGAATTATACGGACTCCACAATGGCTTCGTATTGTTTGTCTGTGAAAAATAATACTTCACTTAAATATTCAATGTAGGCGTCCCGTGAATGTGGCATGTCGCTGTCTTTTTCCAGTAGCAGTTGTTGCATGTCTTGCAGGTTGTAACGCCGTTTCCCATCACCTTCCAATCGACTAGAAAGCTAGGGTCAGCCACAAACGGCCTCTGCATTGAAATGAAATCAATATCTGTATTGTTGAGTATTCCATTAATCTGGTCCTGACCAGTTGCGCCACCACCTAAAATGACCGGAATGCCAACATTAGAGATTATTTTATCAGTAGCTTTAATCAAAGGATTTTCCTCTGTGTTTTCACGTGTGAAAAACTGTGGTGAGCGCGGACGTGTAATCTGGAGAGAATCCGCACCGTATTTTTCAAGAATCTTTGAAACTTCAATAGTTTAATCAAGTGTCATTCCTATATGTGTGCCGTCAAATGCATTCAGTCTGCAGTTAATATGAAGATCTGTAGTTTCCTTTATTACGTTGATTATTTCCAGAACTAATTTTGTTTGAAACGTATCTTTTGGAGTGAAATATTTAAAACGGTTGATACAAAGGGTTTTCTTCAATAACTTCACTAATTAAAGTATTCTTTGCATCAAATAATTGGATTCGTCTGTATCTTCCAGTAATCCTACCCCTCCAGCCCCAAGGGCCAGTTTCATCAATACCAAATGCCATATTAATCTTCATATTATTAGGTAGTTCTATAATATCACATTCGTCATCACCAACGATTGTTAACATGTTTAATCCTCACTTATCATATATTATTATTCTTCAATGAGAAAATCTTTAAACTCCGGATGTTCCTTAATCCATTTAATAAACTCCCCGTCCCTTTCTTCCCAATGAAGTTTTCTTGATTTAGATAATTTCCAAGCTAATTCAGAAGCCATTCCATTATCATCATCGAGTAAACCTTGTTGATCAAGAAACTCCATATACTCTCCTTCATCTATTTCCTCAAGAATCCGTACTGGAAGAAAACTAGGATATTTCTCTAATTCTTTACTTTTAGCTTTAATTGCATCATAATTAATTTCCAATCAAATCTCTCCTTATATCAATAAAATTGTTGCTTCATGCTTATGATGGTCTACTTCTAAAACTTGGAATTTTTGATTTTTAGGAAGTAAAAATTCATGTTCATGAGTATGACGTGTAATTCTCACACCATCATTTCGAGCATTCATAGCAGTTTGAAACGTATCTTTTGGAGTGAAATATTTAAAACAAAGGTGTAGACAAAATATTAAAAAAAGATGCAACTATCGTTTCACTTAAATAGTTGCGGATTCTAAACGAATAGTTACATTAAATAAAATTAATTATCACTAACATTTAACTTTCTTAAAGCGTTATCAGTCATATAATATGTCTTTTGCGATTTTTGCTGCAGATTCGACCATTTTAGGACAAAATTCCTTAAAAAGGTTATTTTCAATTGCCTGTTCAACCCCTTCTTTTGTACTAATGTCACACTCAAGAAGGTCACGGCATATTATGGATCCGTTTTCCTTTTTAAATTCATCCAGAAATTTTTCACAGGCTTCATTGCTTTGAGATTTATCCTCTCCAAATTTCAAGCCCAGTGCCATTAGTGCACCTGTACAGGCACCGCAAACCTCTGCCTTTCTCATGCCGCTTCCAAAACATGCTCCTATTTTTAGAGCTTGCTCTTTAGGTAAGTTAAAGTCTTCACTGAATGCTGCGAATACCGCCTGTGAACACATGTAACCGTTTTCAAATAATTTTACTGCTTCCTCAATTGAATTCATAATTATATATTTATTTCATTTCTTAATAAATATAATCAAAAAATTCTAATTTTCAAGTTAAAATATTAAATATCATTTGTTTGAAACGTATCTTTTGGAGTGAAATATTTAAAACCTATTAAAAAAGGCCACAACCTTCACTCAAAAAGCCATGACCTAATATATACTAATGCAATATTAAAAAAATAATTAAGTTATTTTATATAATATTCCTTCATTATTATAAAACATCTTTAAAGGAGATGATCTATAACTCTGCTCTTCAGAAATAACTACCTTTTGTTTAGATTCAAAAGGAGTAATAGTTAAACAATAATCTTTTAATCGGAAACTATATTTATCATCATCTTTTAATAATCTTGCAGACTTAAAACAATCATCCACTCTAATATTTAATACTTCTTCAGATAATTCCAAATCTAAATCAAAT containing:
- a CDS encoding methyltransferase domain-containing protein, yielding MIKDKILSKSNQFNYYKDNYFRLLEENKKIKEDLKKTKKNHNKLKKNNARLKKQNDILEKDNIVKNNDFDLLKPYVLESSIENSDLKFCPVCGRPTEFVPAGITKRKNALCNKCKAFERHRLFFLVLLKKYNHIFNKNIKLLHFAPEKVLYNKFINNESVDYYPVDIDPENFAKKNMTIRDKVNMEEIPYEDNKFDLIINVHVLEHVHDDMKAMHEIYRVLKKGGICFVSVPLSGNYETLQKPEYNTPELRLKHYLQEDHVRLYGYDIKDKLESVGFEVKQYNIDSLTSEEKVWELYGLHNGFVLFVCEK
- a CDS encoding C-GCAxxG-C-C family protein; the encoded protein is MNSIEEAVKLFENGYMCSQAVFAAFSEDFNLPKEQALKIGACFGSGMRKAEVCGACTGALMALGLKFGEDKSQSNEACEKFLDEFKKENGSIICRDLLECDISTKEGVEQAIENNLFKEFCPKMVESAAKIAKDILYD